One genomic segment of Coffea arabica cultivar ET-39 chromosome 6e, Coffea Arabica ET-39 HiFi, whole genome shotgun sequence includes these proteins:
- the LOC113691934 gene encoding cytochrome c oxidase subunit 6b-3 — translation MAEIELKTAPADFRFPTTNQTRHCFTRYIEFHRCLAAKGDDSGECEKFAKYYRSLCPGEWVERWNEQRENGTFPGPL, via the exons ATGGCTGAG ATTGAACTGAAGACTGCACCAGCTGACTTCCGATTCCCAACAACTAATCAAACTAGACACTGTTTCACACGCTACATTGAGTTCCACAG GTGCTTGGCTGCCAAGGGTGATGATTCTGGAGAATGTGAAAAATTTGCCAAGTACTATAGGTCCCTCTGTCCTGGTGAATGG GTTGAGAGATGGAACGAGCAGAGGGAGAATGGAACTTTCCCAGGGCCTCTTTGA
- the LOC113692952 gene encoding tetraspanin-15-like — MAENSAPPEEVVVPVPEEKNEAKEKEVAVTIPEAKNEAEEKEVAVLISEAKNEAKEKEAKEIPDDTTTTAAAATTNTSVAAKTDKMKIIVLSLTVLSFLLSFPILFSIAWLLYLRQYDCENLLDLPKLQLVIVIGLAIVFFVSNFVVKFGSRFPMLGLLLVVVPLILMLIVGLGLEGAFDMEARTIPGTPRWLEFRVDNDYNWKDIKSCLYATTTCRELALRSYTTKSFDFTASKLSSIESGCCLPPTSCGMEYVNATFWRKEDSTLDSSNPLERDCDLWKNDETILCYNCQACKDGFLKPLLGKWQNIGTFLIVMAALLSASHLLLFISTMLEQLRGYHKSKLIALSF, encoded by the exons ATGGCTGAGAATTCTGCTCCCCCAGAAGAAGTTGTAGTGCCTGttccagaagaaaaaaatgaagccaaagaaaaagaagtCGCAGTGACTATTCCTGAAGCAAAAAATGAAGCCGAAGAAAAAGAAGTTGCAGTGCTTATTTCTGAAgcaaaaaatgaagccaaagaaaaagaagcTAAAGAAATCCCTGATGATACTACCACCACTGCTGCTGCTGCCACTACTAATACTAGTGTGGCAGCTAAAACAGATAAAATGAAGATTATTGTGCTTTCATTAACCGtactttcatttcttctttccttCCCAATCCTCTTTTCAATCGCTTGGTTGCTATACTTGAGACAATATGACTGTGAAAACCTTCTTGACTTGCCAAAGTTACAACTTGTGATTGTCATTGGTCTAGCAATTGTCTTCTTTGTGAGCAACTTTGTAGTGAAATTTGGAAGCCGGTTTCCTATGCTTGGACTTCTCTTAGTTGTGGTGCCACTGATTTTGATGCTGATTGTTGGTCTTGGACTTGAGGGTGCTTTTGACATGGAAGCTCGTACCATACCCGGTACTCCTAGATGGCTTGAGTTCAGGGTGGATAATGACTACAATTGGAAGGATATCAAATCCTGCTTGTATGCTACAACGACATGTAGAGAGTTGGCGTTAAGGTCTTATACCACCAAATCCTTTGACTTCACAGCAAGCAAATTATCATCGATTGAG TCTGGTTGTTGTCTGCCGCCAACAAGCTGTGGAATGGAATACGTGAATGCCACATTCTGGAGGAAAGAAGATTCAACACTGGATTCGTCTAACCCATTGGAAAGGGATTGTGATCTATGGAAGAATGATGAAACCATTTTGTGCTACAACTGCCAAGCCTGTAAAGATGGATTTCTCAAACCATTACTTGGTAAATGGCAGAACATTGGGACCTTCCTCATTGTCATGGCTGCTCTGCTTTCAGCCTCGCATCTGTTGCTTTTTATTTCTACAATGTTGGAGCAACTTCGAGGATACCATAAAAGCAAATTAATCGCACTTTCATTTTAA
- the LOC140009510 gene encoding WAT1-related protein At4g30420-like: MGYEDQKPLIFMVVLQFVYAGITLSTRASLLQGMSPRVFVVYRQALAALLVAPVAFFRSRKGGNTCSLGWKNFWLIFLVSLVGVTVNQNIYFEGLYLASSSIASAMGNLLPAITFVLAYIVGQEKINIRSLRSKAKFFGTIICVTGAISMVLLKGPKLLNKEFHSDPIHSILRLSKGGETWLLGCLLLFASNCCWSIWLILQAPVSKSYPDHLSLTAWMCFIAAWQSAIVAFFIEKDLDAWKLQTPLELGCLFFSAGASAISFFAQAWCICKRGPLFSAMFNPLSTVIVTFIASTFFREELYIGSLLGAIAVIFGLYIVLWGKAKDHMINSDVEKKPEEEKINYTIVVDESTDKLSCRIDLEEPLLHKQTIDLKDDQKH; encoded by the exons ATGGGTTATGAAGATCAAAAGCCTCTCATTTTCATGGTTGTTTTGCAGTTTGTGTATGCAGGAATTACTCTATCTACAAGGGCTTCGCTCTTACAGGGAATGAGTCCCAGAGTTTTTGTGGTTTATCGGCAAGCCCTAGCCGCTTTGCTTGTAGCTCCTGTGGCATTTTTCAGGTCAAG GAAAGGAGGAAACACATGTTCTTTAGGATGGAAGAACTTCTGGTTAATATTTCTAGTTTCTCTTGTCGG TGTGACGGTGAACCAGAATATTTATTTTGAGGGACTATACTTGGCGTCATCATCAATAGCAAGTGCAATGGGGAATCTACTACCTGCAattacttttgttttggcatACATTGTGGG acaagaaaaaataaacatcCGAAGCTTGAGAAGTAAAGCAAAATTCTTCGGCACGATCATATGTGTTACCGGAGCCATAAGCATGGTGTTACTCAAAGGGCCGAAGCTACTTAACAAAGAGTTTCACTCTGatccaattcattcaatattGAGATTGAGCAAGGGAGGTGAGACTTGGTTGCTTGGTTGTTTACTACTGTTCGCAAGCAATTGTTGCTGGTCAATTTGGCTGATTTTGCAG GCACCGGTGTCCAAGAGCTATCCTGATCATTTATCTCTAACAGCATGGATGTGCTTTATTGCTGCCTGGCAATCGGCAATTGTGGCATTCTTTATCGAGAAAGACTTAGATGCTTGGAAATTACAAACACCTCTGGAACTTGGATGTCTATTCTTTTCA GCAGGAGCATCAGCAATTTCGTTCTTTGCTCAGGCTTGGTGCATATGTAAAAGAGGACCACTTTTTTCTGCCATGTTTAATCCTTTATCCACTGTCATTGTGACCTTTATCGCCTCCACATTCTTTCGAGAAGAGCTCTACATTGGAAG CTTGCTCGGTGCAATTGCTGTAATATTTGGACTGTATATTGTGCTATGGGGCAAAGCTAAAGATCACATGATTAACAGCGATGTAGAAAAGAAGCCAGAGGaggaaaaaattaattatacaATCGTTGTCGATGAATCCACAGACAAATTGAGTTGTAGAATCGATTTGGAAGAACCCCTTTTGCATAAACAGACAATAGATCTCAAAGATGATCAGAAACATTAG
- the LOC113694738 gene encoding protein FLX-like 4, producing the protein MTSRKHIPSAHEGRSVPGPAFIHHGALPAGHRPMEPLPPPELLDSRLAVQAAEIEQLAVDNHRLAASHGALRQDLVAAQQEMQKLADHIRSMQTESDIQIRVLLEKIAKMEVDIRAGESVKKDLQQAHSEARSLALARKELTAQIQKASQELEKARADVKKLPEMNTELDSLRKEHQRLRMTFEYEKGLNIAKVEKMRIMEKEMVGMHGELERLRAEVFSVEKRAHAPYTYGGPNINPHTFYPPAVHGSGGYVDNYGRPAVPMGAGPISPGMIPYGGSITAGAPDGVGAVAGAVTGAAGNPSWTGTYDASHARR; encoded by the exons ATGACTTCGAGAAAACACATACCATCAGCACATGAAGGACGTTCTGTACCAGGTCCTGCTTTCATTCATCATGGTGCATTGCCTGCTGGCCATCGTCCGATGGAACCACTTCCTCCTCCTGAGCTTTTAGATAGTAGATTGGCTGTTCAGGCAGCGGAAATTGAGCAGCTTGCTGTGGATAATCATAGGTTGGCAGCCTCCCATGGGGCTTTGAGGCAGGATCTTGTTGCTGCTCAGCAAGAAATGCAGAAGCTTGCAGATCATATTAGAAGCATGCAGACTGAGAGTGATATCCAGATTCGTGTATTATTGGAAAAGATAGCAAAAATGGAAGTTGACATCAGAGCTGGTGAGAGTGTAAAGAAGGACTTGCAGCAAGCACATTCTGAGGCACGGAGCCTGGCATTAGCTAGAAAAGAGCTGACTGCTCAAATACAAAAGGCCAGTCAGGAGCTGGAGAAAGCCCGTGCTGATGTCAAAAAATTACCGGAAATGAATACTGAACTCGATAGTTTAAGGAAAGAACATCAAAGGTTACG AATGACATTTGAGTACGAAAAAGGTTTAAACATAGCAAAAGTGGAAAAAATGCGAATCATGGAGAAGGAAATGGTGGGCATGCATGGAGAACTGGAAAGATTGCGTGCCGAGGTGTTCAGTGTCGAGAAGAGAGCACATG CTCCCTACACGTATGGTGGACCCAACATCAATCCACATACATTCTACCCACCTGCTGTACATGGTAGTGGTGGATATGTTGATAATTATGGAAGACCTGCTGTTCCGATGGGTGCTGGGCCTATATCCCCGGGAATGATCCCGTATGGTGGTTCCATCACTGCAGGTGCTCCTGATGGAGTTGGAGCTGTAGCAGGAGCTGTTACTGGTGCTGCTGGGAATCCTTCATGGACGGGAACATATGATGCCTCGCATGCTCGGAGGTGA
- the LOC113697317 gene encoding very-long-chain aldehyde decarbonylase CER3, with amino-acid sequence MVALLSTWPWEGLGSFKYILFGPFLAKILHARHQEDTCSQALWCLHILILCTLRCFMYHSWTAYSNMLFLTRNRRIIKEGVDFKQIDKEWDWDNFILLQAALATLIFYKFPFLADLPLWNTRGFVAVVLLHIAISEPLYYLTHKYFHGKYLFTNYHSLHHSSPVPQPFTAGHLTLLEHLVLAVVIGVPIVGACFLGLGSISMIYGYVLIFDLLRSLGHCNTEILPHQIFEKFPFLRYLLYSPTYHSLHHTEMGTNFCLFMPIYDLLGNTLNSKSWDMHKKFSLDAGKNSRVPDFVFLAHVVDMTSAMHAQFVFRSYGSMPYTTRVILLPWLPVCFVVMLLMWAKSKTFLVSFYKLRGMLHQTWSVPRFGFQYFLPFAADGINKHIEEAILRANRLGVKVISLAALNKNEALNGGGTLFVNKHPDLEVRVVHGNTLTAAVTLNEIPDDVTEVFLSGSTSKLGRAIALYLCRKRVRVLMLTLSTERFQKIQKEAPTEYQKYLVQVSKYQAAQNCKTWIVGKWITPREQRFAPPGTHFHQFVVPPILRFRRDCTYGDLAAMKLPEDVEGLGCCEYTMDRGVVHACHAGGLVHSLEGWTHHEVGAIDVDRIDVVWEAALKHGLKPVSGVRKLIQH; translated from the exons ATGGTTGCACTCTTGTCAACATGGCCATGGGAAGGCTTGGGAAGTTTCAAG TATATCCTATTTGGACCGTTTCTTGCAAAGATCTTACATGCAAGGCATCAAGAAGATACCTGCAGCCAGGCCCTTTGGTGTCTGCACATTCTAATCTTATGTACTCTTAGGTGTTTCATGTATCATTCATGGACCGCTTACAGCAACATGCTTTTTCTTACTCGAAATCGCCGGATCATCAAAGAAGGAGTAGATTTTAAGCAGATTGATAAAGAATGGGACTG GGATAATTTCATTTTGCTTCAAGCAGCTCTTGCTACATTAATCTTCTACAAGTTCCCGTTTCTTGCTGATCTTCCTCTATGGAACACAAGAGGCTTCGTTGCTGTTGTTTTGCTCCATATTGCAATCTCGGAGCCTCTATATTACTTGACGCATAAATACTTTCACGGGAAGTATCTGTTCACCAATTACCATTCACTCCATCATTCCTCTCCTGTCCCTCAACCCTTCACAG CTGGCCATCTCACACTTCTTGAGCATCTTGTGTTGGCTGTTGTGATTGGAGTTCCTATTGTTGGGGCTTGTTTTCTTGGACTTGGATCAATAAGCATGATCTATGGCTACGTCTTGATTTTCGATTTACTAAGATCTTTAGGGCATTGCAATACCGAAATCTTGCCCCATCAGATATTtgaaaaattcccttttcttcgATACCTCCTATATTCGCCAAC ATATCACAGCCTGCACCACACGGAGATGGGTACCAATTTTTGCCTTTTCATGCCCATTTATGATCTGCTAGGCAACACCCTGAACAGCAAATCATGGGACATGCACAAGAAATTCAGTTTAGACGCAG GTAAAAATTCTAGGGTGCCAGACTTTGTGTTCTTGGCTCATGTGGTGGACATGACCTCAGCCATGCACGCCCAATTTGTATTCAGATCATATGGATCCATGCCCTACACAACTAGAGTTATCTTACTCCCTTGGTTGCCAGTTTGCTTTGTCGTAATGCTTCTGATGTGGGCTAAGTCCAaaactttcttggtctccttcTACAAGCTCAGAGGCATGCTGCATCAAACTTGGTCTGTTCCTCGCTTTGGTTTTCAG TACTTTTTACCGTTTGCCGCTGATGGCATTAATAAACACATTGAGGAGGCTATTCTAAGGGCTAATAGATTGGGAGTCAAAGTTATCAGCCTTGCTGCATTGAATAAG AATGAGGCTCTGAATGGCGGTGGTACACTGTTTGTGAACAAGCATCCAGACCTTGAAGTTAGAGTTGTTCATGGTAACACACTAACAGCAGCTGTGACTCTCAATGAGATTCCAGACGATGTGACAGAGGTATTCTTAAGCGGATCTACCTCCAAACTTGGAAGAGCAATTGCTCTTTACCTGTGCAGGAAAAGAGTTAGAGTTCTG ATGTTGACATTATCAACAGAAAGATTTCAAAAGATTCAGAAGGAAGCCCCAACAGAATATCAGAAGTATCTAGTCCAAGTGTCAAAGTACCAAGCTGCTCAGAACTGTAAG ACATGGATTGTTGGCAAGTGGATTACACCTAGAGAGCAAAGATTTGCACCACCAGGGACGCATTTTCATCAATTTGTGGTTCCACCAATTCTGCGGTTCAGAAGAGACTGCACGTATGGTGATCTAGCAGCTATGAAGTTACCTGAAGATGTTGAAGGACTAGGATGCTGTGAG TATACCATGGATAGAGGTGTTGTCCATGCATGTCATGCTGGTGGGCTGGTTCATTCCTTGGAAGGTTGGACTCACCATGAAGTTGGAGCAATTGATGTAGATAGAATTGATGTTGTATGGGAAGCAGCATTGAAGCATGGACTGAAACCAGTCTCAGGCGTCAGAAAATTGATTCAGCATTAG
- the LOC113696066 gene encoding tetraspanin-8-like, giving the protein MPRCSNSLLGILNFLTLLLSIPIIAGGIWLAKQSNTECERFLEKPVIVLGAFLLLVSLAGLIGSCCRVSWLLWVYLLVMFLLIVLLFCFTIFAFVVTNKGAGEALAGKGYKEYRLGDYNTWLQKRVNKNWPRIRSCIQDSQICKRLIEQGATPLGQFNKETLSALQSGCCKPPDECKFTYVTPTNWTNPGTAGSTNPDCAAWSNDQKVLCYNCQSCKAGLLDNIKSDWKKEAILNIIVLVFLIIVYSIGCCAFRNNREDNAWKRYP; this is encoded by the exons ATGCCACGTTGCAGCAACAGTTTGCTTGGGATACTGAATTTTCTGACGTTGTTGTTGTCAATCCCAATAATTGCAGGTGGGATTTGGCTAGCAAAGCAGTCCAATACTGAATGTGAACGTTTTCTTGAAAAGCCAGTGATAGTATTGGGGGCGTTTCTGCTGTTGGTTTCATTGGCAGGACTCATTGGATCATGTTGCAGAGTTTCATGGCTTCTTTGGGTGTACCTTTTGGTCATGTTTCTGTTGATTGTGCTCCTCTTTTGCTTCACAATCTTTGCGTTTGTGGTTACAAATAAAGGTGCTGGTGAGGCCCTTGCAGGTAAGGGGTATAAGGAGTACAGGCTTGGGGATTACAACACTTGGTTGCAGAAAAGGGTGAACAAAAATTGGCCCAGGATTAGAAGTTGTATTCAGGACTCACAGATCTGCAAGCGCCTGATTGAACAAGGTGCCACTCCTTTAGGACAATTTAACAAGGAAACGCTTTCTGCTCTTCAG TCTGGATGCTGCAAGCCACCAGATGAGTGCAAATTCACCTATGTCACCCCAACCAACTGGACCAATCCAGGAACAGCAGGGTCTACTAATCCAGACTGCGCGGCTTGGAGTAATGATCAGAAAGTTCTATGCTACAACTGCCAATCATGCAAGGCTGGTCTGCTGGACAATATCAAGAGTGATTGGAAGAAGGAGGCCATTCTGAATATTATAGTGCTGGTCTTCCTCATCATAGTATACTCTATAGGATGCTGCGCATTCAGAAACAACAGGGAGGATAATGCATGGAAGCGCTACCCTTGA